One Gossypium raimondii isolate GPD5lz chromosome 3, ASM2569854v1, whole genome shotgun sequence genomic window carries:
- the LOC105797232 gene encoding GEM-like protein 1 encodes MRQPASDPNNIPEAKQSTTSSDSTLVPPLSSDYAPYPKLDPKDVAPPPENWTNVSMGSQSQPNQGPATFSGSAATTMPAESNPYVSPAPVRSSSVKNKMGAVKEVLGKLGKKAAEDTKKAKEIAGNMWQHLKTGPSFADAAVGRIAQGTKVLAEGGYDKIFRTTFETAPEEQLLKTYACYLSTSAGPVMGVLYLSSQKLAFCSDNPLSYQVGAQTQWSYYKVAIPLHQLRAVNPSTSKANPAEKYIQIISVDNHEFWFMGFVHYDSAVKNLQRPLQPARSS; translated from the exons atgAGGCAGCCAGCGTCCGATCCTAATAACATCCCCGAAGCCAAACAGTCCACAACATCCTCAGACTCAACCCTTGTGCCGCCCCTCTCTTCCGATTACGCTCCGTACCCGAAATTAGACCCCAAGGACGTCGCTCCTCCACCGGAGAATTGGACTAACGTTTCCATGGGTTCCCAGTCGCAGCCTAATCAAGGGCCGGCGACGTTCTCTGGCAGCGCTGCTACCACCATGCCGGCTGAGTCGAATCCTTACGTTTCTCCTGCTCCGGTTCGATCATCTTCCGTCAAGA ATAAGATGGGAGCAGTGAAAGAGGTGTTAGGGAAATTGGGAAAGAAAGCGGCGGAGGATACTAAGAAGGCAAAAGAGATAGCTGGGAACATGTGGCAACATT TGAAAACTGGGCCAAGTTTTGCTGATGCTGCTGTAGGAAGAATTGCTCAGGGTACCAAAGTTCTTGCAGAAGGTGGTTATGACAAGATTTTTCGAACAACATTTGAGACTGCTCCTGAGGAACAGCTTCTGAAGACTTATGCATGTTACTTGTCCACCTCGGCTGGTCCTGTTATGGGAGTTTTATATTTGTCAAGTCAAAAGCTTGCTTTTTGTAGCGACAATCCTCTGTCTTACCAAGTTGGTGCTCAGACTCAATGGAGCTACTATAAG GTGGCTATTCCATTACATCAACTAAGGGCAGTGAATCCATCAACAAGCAAGGCAAACCCAGCTGAGAAATACATCCAGATAATATCAGTTGACAACCATGAATTTTGGTTCATGGGCTTTGTACACTATGACAGTGCTGTTAAAAATCTTCAACGACCATTGCAGCCAGCCCGGAGCTCATGA